The following proteins are co-located in the Camelina sativa cultivar DH55 chromosome 12, Cs, whole genome shotgun sequence genome:
- the LOC104731522 gene encoding UPF0725 protein At2g20620-like — translation MGNGMWKQEARDTTEEPPLINEKLEDERPQESTYIKPHVWNLRREDDDYYNKQRADDYYKQQRADFELYGPNPRIDLFGRVGLHCYNLQKGTNLKSLKVLNCDSWITSLVTHYIILEAMDPIGNSSCEFETQVRYAVENIDCLSAITTRCKLKPKTPEEEDKYYEWNKDLVDNFFRGDMPEWMREDALTGRDKLQYYEMKDSELEENEWLHLYAELALFSKWQTKLNEMESAKPFEMKKVVVRTKENVESWKKVKAENAIFYISFKTRCGLDFNCIIRKTTDGKPDHFSLEVKCLM, via the exons ATGGGTAACGGAATGTGGAAGCAAGAAGCCAGAGACACGACCGAGGAACCACCGCTGATTAATGAGAAGCTGGAAGATGAGAGACCTCAAGAATCTACCTACATCAAGCCACATGTTTGGAATCTTCGG agagaagatgatgattatTACAATAAACAAAGGGCTGATGATTATTACAAACAACAAAGGGCTGACTTTGAGTTATATGGACCTAATCCAAGAATAGACCTCTTCGGTAGAGTTGGACTTCATTGCTACAATCTGCAAAAG GGGACAAACTTAAAATCTTTGAAGGTACTCAATTGTGACTCATGGATAACCTCATTAGTTACTCATTACATAATTTTGGAGGCAATGGATCCAATAGGCAATTCCAGTTGTGAGTTCGAAACGCAAGTTAGGTATGCAGTTGAGAATATAGATTGCTTGAGCGCAATTACAACGCGATGCAAATTAAAGCCTAAAACTCCAG AGGAGGAAGACAAATATTATGAATGGAACAAAGATCTCGTGGATAATTTCTTCAGAGGTGATATGCCTGAGTGGATGCGGGAAGACGCACTAACGGGAAGGGATAAGCTGCAATACTACGAG ATGAAAGATTCAGAGTTAGAAGAGAATGAATGGCTTCATCTATACGCGGAACTCGCATTGTTCTCCAAATGGCAAACTAAATTG AATGAGATGGAGTCAGCAAAGCCATTTGAGATGAAGAAGGTAGTTGTAAGAACTAAAGAAAATGTGGAGTcatggaagaaggtgaaggcAGAGAATGCAATCTTTTACATTAGCTTCAAAACCCGATGCGGTCTAGACTTCAATTGTATCATAAGGAAAACAACAGATGGGAAGCCAGACCATTTTTCCCTTGAAGTCAAGTGTTTGATGTGA